The genomic DNA GCTAGAATGagtttacacacaaacatccagGGACCTTTAGCAGTGCTGACCTGCTTGAATCCAAAGCTTCAAggtcaaaaaaattaataaataaaataaacttgtttcCTAATCTATCAACCTTTTACTCTCTAATTGACAAagattttaaagtaaaaagttGGGCTACAAGCAGAAAAGCATGAAAATGATACTTCCTCTAAATACAAATCTTTACAAACCTTTAATTATTATATGATTTACACATGAGTGACTAACCAACCTTTTCCAGAAATTGTTGATAAACAAGATTGTACAGTTAATGTGGCATACATCCAACTCGTTGAAGAGGAAAACCGGATAAACCTACTCTATTTTGGGTTCAAGTATCAGgtctgaacaagaacaaaagccaaacacatacagtaggtaatgttatttcaaaaataaaatgtatgatgTATGCTTATAAAATGGGCATCACTAATATATGACAACTACAGATGATAAAAGTATTGTTACTTGTTACTGGGTGTTTAAACGTGATCATATGTGACAAACAGGATGTGTTATTTTGTTAACAGCAAGAGGCAGAGTTCGACAGGTAATGCCTCAGAAATTGGGAAAATGTAAGtttcctgtaaaaaaaacaaaaagaaaaaaaacatgcagctCATAATTCATAAGGCTGATACAAAAAGTCTGACAGGATTATATGCACGTCTAATACTAGGTTGTTCATAAATTAGAGTATACTTTGTTGCTTCGTACATGATAATGTTAAGTAGTTATATATTATGTCTGAATTAAGTTCAAATGTTTTCCACACTTCTTTTGTCTGCAGGATAAGTGAGTATTTACACTATAATTAGGATTTATTTTTTGGGACAACTTGATAGTATGTAtaattttgaattattttttatcattaaaaatatttatcaTTGGTTTTACAGTTGTTATTAAATCTATGGGTTGTGTAAAAGAGAGTCCCacctcctttcttttttctgaAGCTTCGGTCTTAGATgagaaaaagttgtttttatatgttATGAAACCtcaaagaacaaaacaaagcatGATAATTcaatgttaataaaaaaatctttatttacAGTTTCAGACAGTCacatataaaacacattttgaaatgaaatatttaaaaaggtacaaatggatgaaaacaaaaggaaaataaatcaatgaatCAAGTTGTTATATATGCTGTTCCAATATATAGATGTGTATTTCTTTCACTCCCACCAACTAAGCATCGTGTCAATCAGTCCATATTGTTTGGGTATGGTGCAAATCTCTTCATCCTGACACTGATAAAACAAATCTATAGAAGTGCTGTAACTCGACAACTGTCAGCACAATGAAAACACTGTGAAATTCAAATCATACTTATTGTGGCAACATGAATCAATGTCATGGACCCCGAAGCATTTCATTCAAGTCTTTTTTGAGGCTCTTTGGCTTTTCTCTCCTCAGACGTAGTCCTTGGGTGCATTTGAACGGGGAGCAGAGTACTTGGCAGAGAAATTATCCTTGGGAGGGCAGTTGGCACAGAGGAGTGCACCACCCAGGATGAGGAGGCCTGAGGCCCCCCAGCCGATGAAGAGTGAAGCTCCGAGCTCCCTTTTGTCAGGGCCCAACATTGGGTTGTAGAAGTTCTGTATGATGGTGTTTGCTGTCCAGCACACAGGGACGAGACACGAAACACCAGCAATGATAAAGATCACACCAGATGTCACGCCGATTTTGGCCTTGGCGCTCCCTTCCTCCACACAATTGGTGCATTTGCCCCCTGCGAGAGATAGAAGGATGCCAACGACGCCAAGCAGGACAGAGATGATGGTGAGGGCGCGGGCAGCTTGGAGGTCCGAGGAAAGGGCCAGCATCGAGTCATAAACCTTGCACTGCATCTGACCTGTGCTCTGGACCACACAGGTCATCCAAATGCCCTCCCAAGTGGTTTGAGCGGTGACAATGTTTTGGCCGACGAAGGCTGTCACTTTCCACTGGGGCAGGGCGCAGGTAATGATGACCCCAATCCAGCCAATAATGCACAGGGCAGTGCCCATCATCTGAAAGCCGGCCGACACCATGTCTCCTCAGAAAGCTTCTTGCACAGtcgtccaaaaaaaaaacaatggtccaaaagtgtgtgtgtctctgaaagTCAGTTAAGTCTTGCTTGAGAGATCCCCAAGAGTAAATGTTTGGGTGAGGTTGGAGCGGGTCTTTTATACCCTTAATTCGGGAGGGGCTTGACACACGCACACTGTTACACAACTGTGATGTGATGACTACCCCCACCTTGAACCGTGGGCATGTGTCATCATGTCAGTTTTTGTCTCAGTCAGGTAATCGTATAAAGTGGAACAGCCCCACTGTGACTCACAGGTATTGAAATCCGTTTAGCACACTCAAAAGGCCATTAAGTAGCTTTTTGGTTCCCGTTTTCTATACTGTGGGAACAGTGACAGAAAATACTACTACTCCTTTAAAAGTCATGCGTGTACTAAAAAACAGCTTTTATGGAACTGTGTAGAACAGCTTTGTTTAAGAATGcttactttgtattttttagtTCACCTAAGAAGTTCTCAAATGTTTCCTAGATCTAAAGACTGTTCTTTTCAGGCTGTAAAGGAGCACATActattttaattgtgattaaaACGAGAGACAGTTTCAGGATTTCATCAAACATTGACTATTTGTTTGTAAAGGAGTGAAGGTGTGCTTTCCACCCTCTGATGTCAGTACCCTCATTTTAGTAAAGTCATACCTGTCATTTCCATTTTCCATTCAATTGGAGACAAAGGTGGAACACACAAGCAACTTTTGTCCAATTGTACAGACTGAAAATTtagtgaaaatgtacgtatttcaGAATATGTGAGTTCATTAAAATCTACT from Perca fluviatilis chromosome 2, GENO_Pfluv_1.0, whole genome shotgun sequence includes the following:
- the LOC120553734 gene encoding claudin-4-like, giving the protein MVSAGFQMMGTALCIIGWIGVIITCALPQWKVTAFVGQNIVTAQTTWEGIWMTCVVQSTGQMQCKVYDSMLALSSDLQAARALTIISVLLGVVGILLSLAGGKCTNCVEEGSAKAKIGVTSGVIFIIAGVSCLVPVCWTANTIIQNFYNPMLGPDKRELGASLFIGWGASGLLILGGALLCANCPPKDNFSAKYSAPRSNAPKDYV